In one bacterium genomic region, the following are encoded:
- the glgA gene encoding glycogen synthase GlgA, which yields MVKNVVFVAAEVFPFAKVGGLADVAGALPKALYELGVDIVLFMPYYGDVKKKADDFGISDAGIAGLKVKLDDKVEEFQLFQAKLPDSDVPIYFIANERLFGREGVYLDPVTKKPFPDTAERLVFFQKAVFEAVVALGINTQILHVNDNHTALMPAFLKLANGLPPNWSRTKSLLTIHNLAYQGVFDKDVLDIIGLGWELFYPTGPFEFYGKVNFLKVGIIFADAVNTVSPTYKEEIQTPEFGEGLDGVLREHADKLFGILNGVDYSVWDPRVDKFIPHHYWLDDLTGKAKMKKLLLKEYDLPYDAERPLIGMISRMTEQKGYDLLADAIDELMELDLQLVILGSGDPKYEKFFIEKSKAYPEKLGVKTGFHAELAHYIEAGSDMFLMPSRFEPCGLNQMYSMRYGTPPIAHKVGGIADTVVDADENPELGTGFLFTRYDADALLKAVQRALMAFRDRERWLEIMQRGMKMDFSWESSARNYLKLYNEIYEGNL from the coding sequence ATGGTTAAAAATGTGGTTTTCGTCGCTGCCGAGGTATTTCCGTTCGCGAAAGTGGGGGGACTTGCCGATGTCGCAGGCGCTTTGCCAAAGGCTCTTTATGAGCTTGGTGTGGATATCGTGCTATTCATGCCATATTATGGTGATGTAAAGAAAAAAGCTGATGACTTCGGAATCTCCGATGCGGGCATTGCTGGACTTAAAGTGAAGCTTGACGATAAAGTAGAGGAGTTTCAACTATTTCAAGCTAAATTACCCGATTCAGATGTTCCCATTTATTTCATTGCTAACGAGAGATTATTCGGCAGAGAGGGAGTTTATCTTGACCCCGTAACGAAGAAGCCTTTTCCAGACACAGCTGAAAGGCTGGTGTTTTTCCAGAAAGCTGTTTTCGAGGCTGTCGTCGCACTTGGAATTAACACACAGATACTCCATGTAAACGACAACCACACTGCTTTGATGCCCGCTTTTCTAAAGCTTGCCAATGGGCTACCTCCTAACTGGTCGCGAACCAAATCGCTGCTCACCATCCACAATCTCGCGTATCAGGGCGTTTTTGATAAAGATGTGCTTGATATCATAGGCCTTGGCTGGGAACTGTTCTATCCCACGGGACCTTTCGAGTTTTACGGGAAAGTTAATTTTCTTAAAGTAGGCATAATTTTCGCCGACGCAGTGAACACCGTTAGCCCAACTTACAAAGAGGAAATTCAGACGCCCGAATTCGGGGAGGGGCTCGATGGCGTTTTAAGAGAGCATGCCGATAAGCTTTTCGGAATCCTTAATGGTGTCGACTACTCGGTGTGGGACCCAAGAGTGGATAAATTCATTCCGCATCACTACTGGCTCGACGACCTAACGGGAAAGGCGAAGATGAAAAAATTGCTGCTTAAAGAATACGACCTGCCCTACGATGCAGAAAGGCCACTTATAGGTATGATAAGCCGAATGACTGAGCAGAAGGGCTACGACCTTCTGGCTGATGCTATCGATGAATTGATGGAGCTCGATTTGCAGCTTGTGATACTTGGTTCTGGTGACCCTAAATACGAGAAGTTTTTCATTGAAAAATCAAAGGCATACCCTGAGAAATTGGGCGTTAAGACTGGTTTTCATGCCGAGCTTGCTCATTATATAGAAGCAGGTTCTGATATGTTTTTGATGCCATCCCGTTTCGAGCCGTGCGGACTTAATCAGATGTATTCCATGAGATACGGCACACCACCTATAGCACACAAAGTTGGAGGAATAGCGGACACCGTTGTCGACGCAGATGAGAATCCCGAATTGGGAACAGGCTTCCTTTTCACTCGCTACGATGCGGATGCACTTCTGAAAGCCGTTCAAAGGGCACTTATGGCGTTCAGGGACCGTGAAAGGTGGCTTGAGATTATGCAAAGAGGTATGAAGATGGACTTCTCATGGGAGTCCTCTGCGCGCAATTATTTAAAGTTGTACAACGAAATTTACGAAGGCAATTTGTAA
- a CDS encoding V-type ATP synthase subunit A, with amino-acid sequence MKEQVGKTIKVAGPLVVAENMYGARMYDVVHVSEQRLVGEIIELRGDLASIQVYEETSGIGVGEPVYLTGAPLSVELGPGLLTSIFDGIQRPLTLIREQVGDFITRGIHIEALPRDKKWHFVPKVKKGDKVIGGDIIGTVQETPIIEHRIMVPPGVSGTVVHIEEGDFTVEDTVCVLEGDDGEEVKITMLQKWPVRTPRPYKRKLRPFMPLVTGQRVLDTFFPVAKGGTACVPGPFGSGKTVIQHQLAKWCDAEIIVYVGCGERGNEMTDVLTEFPELVDPKSGRPLMERTVLVANTSNMPVAAREASVYTGITIAEYFRDMGYSVALMADSTSRWAEAMREISGRLEEMPGEEGYPAYLGRRIAEFYERAGYVETLGQDDRKGALSVIGAVSPPGGDLSDPVVQATLRVVRVFWSLVDELAYQRHFPAISWLTSYTLYHENLDPWFIENLGEEFVKQRNHALELLQKEAELQEIVRLVGAESLPVSDRLVLEVARSIREDFLQQHAFHEVDTYCPIEKQKLLLDLVLSFEGEAKRAIDAGVPFEKIQYLPERELIARAKYIPNDKVAEEYPKIKQQVSQAIDKLIEQAS; translated from the coding sequence ATGAAAGAGCAGGTAGGAAAAACAATTAAAGTTGCAGGCCCGTTGGTCGTGGCTGAGAACATGTATGGTGCAAGAATGTACGATGTCGTTCATGTTTCCGAGCAAAGGCTCGTTGGCGAAATAATAGAGCTTCGCGGTGACCTCGCCTCGATACAGGTCTACGAGGAGACAAGTGGCATTGGCGTTGGTGAGCCAGTTTATCTAACAGGTGCTCCCCTTTCTGTGGAGCTTGGACCGGGGCTTTTAACCTCTATTTTCGATGGAATACAGAGACCACTAACTCTTATAAGAGAGCAGGTCGGCGATTTCATAACGCGCGGAATTCACATTGAGGCTTTGCCAAGAGACAAAAAATGGCATTTCGTTCCCAAAGTTAAAAAGGGCGACAAAGTTATTGGTGGTGATATAATAGGCACAGTGCAGGAAACTCCCATAATCGAGCATAGAATAATGGTTCCGCCGGGCGTGTCAGGGACGGTGGTGCATATTGAGGAGGGTGACTTCACGGTAGAGGATACCGTCTGCGTTCTTGAGGGCGACGATGGTGAGGAAGTAAAAATAACGATGCTTCAGAAGTGGCCTGTTCGCACGCCAAGACCCTATAAAAGGAAGCTGAGACCGTTTATGCCTCTTGTTACTGGTCAGCGTGTGCTTGATACTTTCTTCCCGGTGGCTAAGGGCGGCACAGCGTGTGTTCCCGGTCCGTTCGGTTCTGGTAAGACGGTTATACAGCATCAGTTGGCAAAATGGTGCGATGCCGAGATAATAGTTTATGTTGGTTGCGGTGAGCGCGGAAACGAGATGACCGATGTTTTGACTGAGTTCCCTGAATTGGTTGACCCTAAATCGGGAAGACCGTTGATGGAGAGAACGGTTTTGGTTGCGAATACATCAAACATGCCTGTTGCTGCGCGCGAAGCGTCAGTTTATACCGGAATAACTATAGCCGAGTATTTCCGCGACATGGGGTATTCTGTTGCGCTTATGGCAGATTCAACATCAAGATGGGCTGAGGCTATGAGAGAGATTTCCGGAAGGCTTGAGGAAATGCCCGGAGAGGAAGGTTACCCTGCATATCTCGGACGAAGAATTGCAGAGTTCTACGAAAGGGCAGGATATGTTGAGACGCTTGGCCAAGACGACCGTAAGGGCGCGCTGTCGGTTATAGGTGCTGTATCACCTCCCGGTGGAGACCTATCCGACCCAGTGGTGCAGGCGACATTACGAGTGGTAAGAGTTTTCTGGTCATTAGTGGATGAGCTCGCCTACCAGCGTCATTTCCCCGCTATATCTTGGTTAACGAGCTATACACTTTATCACGAAAATCTCGACCCGTGGTTTATTGAAAACCTCGGCGAGGAATTCGTCAAACAGCGTAATCACGCTCTTGAGCTGCTGCAGAAGGAAGCTGAACTTCAGGAGATTGTTCGTCTTGTTGGTGCGGAGTCTCTGCCAGTGAGTGACAGATTAGTGCTTGAGGTGGCGCGTTCTATAAGGGAGGATTTTCTCCAGCAGCACGCATTCCACGAAGTTGATACATACTGTCCTATTGAAAAGCAAAAATTATTACTCGACCTTGTTCTCTCGTTTGAAGGCGAGGCGAAGAGAGCAATCGATGCAGGTGTGCCATTCGAAAAAATCCAATATCTTCCTGAAAGGGAGCTTATAGCAAGGGCGAAATACATCCCGAACGACAAGGTTGCTGAGGAGTATCCCAAGATTAAACAACAGGTAAGCCAGGCGATAGATAAACTAATAGAACAGGCAAGTTAA
- a CDS encoding HmuY family protein, whose product MAILIVVVAAFSVFIVGCGKEETKPEPTPIDAPTSLLPIAYTDSIRICWAKSPQHGAEGFKGYLLYISMTDPATMTSAQLDSYKVWAEPSLDTTYLLTSYRGDSLDLNGIYYFAIRAVRTVDDRDTTSGLVITETSPVLMGMGTIYEIASDTICAFNFQNGVALRADETTPEPDFYLEDCPECGSGLALKSPHLAGTAWTGHTYFKTMGTGTLDDYPQTTDNDWSDHTDVTMRVYAIKTSSNNFVKLVITGFGGESPNRFISFKYKLQTKPFYPHF is encoded by the coding sequence ATGGCAATTTTAATTGTTGTGGTAGCGGCTTTTTCGGTTTTTATCGTTGGTTGTGGCAAAGAGGAAACCAAACCCGAACCTACACCGATAGATGCACCAACCTCGCTTTTGCCTATAGCCTACACCGATTCCATAAGAATTTGCTGGGCAAAATCACCCCAGCACGGAGCAGAAGGGTTTAAGGGATACTTACTTTATATAAGCATGACCGACCCTGCGACCATGACCTCTGCTCAGCTTGATTCCTACAAAGTTTGGGCTGAACCATCGCTCGATACTACCTATCTTTTGACAAGTTATCGCGGTGATTCGCTCGACCTTAATGGCATATATTACTTCGCGATAAGAGCTGTGCGGACTGTTGACGATCGCGATACTACCTCTGGTTTGGTAATAACCGAGACCTCGCCCGTTTTAATGGGCATGGGAACCATATATGAGATAGCCTCGGACACCATTTGTGCATTTAATTTCCAGAATGGTGTCGCTCTACGCGCTGATGAGACCACACCCGAACCTGACTTTTACCTCGAGGATTGTCCCGAATGTGGTTCAGGGCTGGCGCTTAAAAGCCCTCATCTTGCAGGAACTGCGTGGACAGGTCACACATATTTCAAAACTATGGGAACAGGCACCCTTGACGATTACCCCCAAACCACGGATAATGACTGGAGCGACCATACCGATGTCACGATGAGGGTTTACGCGATAAAAACATCGAGTAATAATTTCGTTAAACTGGTTATAACTGGATTTGGCGGCGAATCGCCGAACAGGTTCATAAGTTTCAAATATAAGCTTCAAACAAAACCTTTCTATCCGCACTTTTAA
- a CDS encoding S8 family peptidase — translation MKRAVLLTILFAVTIAFARESAQSWQKGIVFFKRGDYQIRREIMSYPRPLRRKFAEKYLKALNASYLRQFVAELKQNGLESKVKVVRSLWLGNGAIIMWSNNTTKDKLEKFSSVEAIYEDFWGYEALGTNSPADALDIAWGVTKIGAPSAWAAGLRGQNVLVAILDSGVRYTHDDLRNNMWFNDDEIPSNGVDDDGNGYIDDYYGYDFINDDGDPMDDMPVFYHGTHCAGIVAGTGASGTQTGVAPRAKIMAVKVIAASGTGNAAALALGLQYAAENYADVISLSMGFRNPDDLVKNFARPLMEDLLLLGIPAAVAAGNEGGVYPAPHDISSPADCPSPWQRPGEDSARTAAIAVGATDQYDRIAASSSYGPTEWNTDRYNDYPYPPGLMKPDVAAPGVSINSTWGGSDNGYWRSSGTSMAAPHVAGALALMLSKNPLATPELLDSLLQTTALDRGRPGKDSLYGSGRIRANVAVSRVPAPTEPLITYRKYRLFERTGDGNGIPDPGETANLLVFIRNDGAKAFGVEATISTPCTLIDIVDSFTIYGNLDVGEVKANEADSFEIDISSTAPNGLTFPLIIRAEDDSGNLWIDTFTVMISRYARTTQEIRTSLLTLTITNFGELGFFDPTRTGSPGVGFVYGGYNYLFGGTAILAFGYEDVVTGEDGINSEFMPVSSIETATPGPGDRMLSTAFVDSQSRVLVKMDAITWTTPTDANFIILRYITENISDATIDSFYFGVYLDFDINFDATSHVWQDLARWNSSLGFGYMWDGSTLPPNPAYVGIASVIGGIRGSVVHNPTHVYPDSMGWVDSVKYNFLAGRFSLSTGSTGDDWSLIIGDGPISLAPGESDTFAYAIIAADNESEFRAKALQARSHAGELVKIEEQVAKPEKLQIDAAPNPFNDVVTIKLTNSKKAELKIYDIKGTIVLSRKIGANSIFKWDAKGLPTGLYIIKASDGTQNVSKKVLFIK, via the coding sequence ATGAAACGAGCGGTGCTTTTGACAATCCTTTTTGCCGTGACCATAGCCTTCGCAAGGGAATCCGCACAAAGCTGGCAAAAGGGAATAGTCTTTTTCAAACGCGGTGATTACCAAATAAGACGGGAAATAATGAGCTATCCAAGACCATTAAGAAGGAAATTTGCTGAAAAATATCTCAAAGCACTAAACGCAAGTTACTTAAGGCAATTCGTAGCTGAGCTAAAGCAAAACGGACTTGAATCTAAGGTTAAAGTGGTTCGCTCATTATGGCTTGGGAACGGAGCAATAATAATGTGGAGCAATAACACCACAAAAGACAAACTTGAGAAATTCTCAAGCGTGGAAGCTATTTACGAGGATTTCTGGGGCTACGAAGCTCTTGGAACAAACTCTCCAGCCGACGCACTCGACATAGCATGGGGAGTAACAAAAATAGGCGCACCTTCGGCATGGGCGGCTGGACTAAGAGGGCAAAATGTTTTGGTTGCTATCCTCGACTCAGGGGTAAGATATACCCATGATGACCTGAGGAACAACATGTGGTTTAACGACGACGAGATACCCTCAAACGGCGTGGATGACGACGGGAATGGATACATAGACGACTATTATGGTTACGATTTTATAAACGATGATGGCGACCCGATGGATGACATGCCGGTATTCTATCACGGGACTCACTGTGCGGGTATAGTAGCCGGCACCGGTGCAAGCGGCACGCAAACTGGCGTAGCACCCAGAGCCAAAATAATGGCCGTAAAAGTTATAGCTGCATCAGGCACTGGTAATGCAGCAGCATTAGCGCTCGGCCTGCAATACGCCGCGGAAAATTATGCGGATGTCATATCACTTTCCATGGGTTTCAGGAATCCGGATGACTTGGTAAAAAACTTTGCTCGTCCGCTTATGGAAGACCTGCTGCTACTTGGCATACCTGCAGCAGTAGCGGCTGGCAACGAGGGCGGCGTATACCCTGCCCCACACGATATAAGCTCACCTGCTGATTGCCCATCTCCTTGGCAACGCCCCGGCGAGGATTCAGCGAGAACTGCTGCTATAGCTGTAGGAGCAACGGACCAATATGATCGAATAGCAGCATCCTCAAGCTATGGACCAACAGAATGGAACACGGATAGATATAACGATTACCCCTACCCCCCGGGTCTTATGAAACCGGATGTTGCAGCGCCCGGGGTAAGCATTAACTCTACCTGGGGCGGGAGCGACAATGGTTACTGGCGCTCATCTGGAACGAGCATGGCTGCTCCTCATGTGGCTGGTGCATTGGCACTCATGCTTTCAAAAAATCCTTTAGCCACACCCGAGCTTCTCGACTCCTTGCTTCAGACCACTGCACTCGACCGCGGACGCCCGGGCAAAGACTCACTTTATGGCAGTGGCAGGATAAGAGCTAATGTCGCGGTAAGCCGCGTACCTGCTCCGACCGAACCATTAATAACTTACAGGAAATACAGGCTCTTTGAGCGAACCGGCGATGGCAATGGCATTCCAGACCCTGGTGAAACTGCGAATCTGCTCGTTTTTATTAGAAACGACGGAGCCAAGGCATTCGGTGTCGAAGCCACGATTTCAACGCCGTGTACGTTGATTGATATTGTCGACAGCTTTACGATATATGGAAATTTGGATGTTGGCGAGGTAAAAGCAAACGAAGCGGACTCATTCGAGATAGACATATCTTCCACTGCACCTAATGGTCTAACTTTTCCGCTTATAATTCGAGCCGAGGATGATAGCGGCAACTTATGGATTGACACATTTACGGTAATGATCTCTCGGTACGCACGCACGACGCAAGAGATAAGAACATCACTTTTGACGCTAACCATAACTAACTTCGGCGAGCTTGGCTTTTTCGACCCGACGAGAACGGGGTCACCCGGGGTGGGTTTCGTTTACGGTGGATACAATTATCTTTTCGGTGGCACTGCAATACTGGCATTCGGTTACGAGGATGTTGTCACTGGTGAAGACGGCATAAACAGTGAATTCATGCCGGTCTCGTCAATAGAAACAGCCACGCCAGGACCAGGAGATAGGATGCTTAGCACAGCGTTCGTTGATAGCCAATCGAGAGTCCTTGTCAAAATGGACGCCATAACATGGACAACGCCCACCGATGCTAATTTCATTATCCTAAGGTATATAACCGAGAACATAAGCGATGCTACGATAGACAGCTTTTACTTCGGTGTTTACCTCGACTTCGACATTAATTTTGACGCTACCTCTCACGTGTGGCAGGACCTTGCAAGGTGGAACTCAAGCCTCGGTTTTGGCTACATGTGGGATGGTTCTACCTTGCCACCCAATCCTGCGTATGTCGGAATAGCATCAGTTATCGGCGGTATTCGAGGCTCAGTAGTGCACAACCCCACTCATGTTTATCCCGACTCCATGGGTTGGGTCGATTCCGTAAAGTACAACTTCCTTGCAGGCAGATTCAGTCTTTCCACTGGCTCCACTGGCGACGATTGGTCCCTCATAATAGGTGATGGTCCCATATCCCTTGCCCCTGGTGAATCGGACACTTTCGCATACGCTATAATAGCCGCGGACAATGAATCAGAATTCCGCGCAAAAGCTTTGCAAGCGCGCTCCCACGCTGGTGAGCTTGTAAAAATCGAAGAGCAGGTAGCAAAACCTGAAAAACTTCAAATAGACGCGGCACCGAATCCCTTCAACGATGTGGTTACGATAAAGCTTACGAACTCAAAGAAAGCAGAATTGAAAATATACGACATAAAAGGAACGATAGTTTTATCGCGAAAAATCGGTGCAAACAGCATATTTAAATGGGACGCCAAAGGACTTCCTACAGGGTTATACATCATAAAAGCGAGTGATGGGACCCAAAATGTTAGCAAAAAAGTTCTATTTATAAAGTAA